One stretch of Rattus norvegicus strain BN/NHsdMcwi chromosome 12, GRCr8, whole genome shotgun sequence DNA includes these proteins:
- the Rasal1 gene encoding rasGAP-activating-like protein 1 isoform X2, with product MRYLHEVLRPVISRVFEEKKYMELDPSKMDLNRSRRISFKGTPTEEQVRETSLGLLTGYLGSVVDAIVSSAGRCPLALRLAFKQLQQCVEKRFPGMEHQDVKYLATSGFLFLRFFAPAILTPKLFDLRDHHADPQTSRSLLLLAKAVQSIGNLGQQLGQGKEQWLAPLHPFLLQSISRVRDFLDQLVDVDGDEEAGGSTCALVQPSTIVREGFLLKRKEEPASLATRFAFKKRYFRLSGRDLSYSKTPEWQVHSSIPLSCIRAVERVDEGAFQLPHVMQVVTQDGTGASHTTYLQCKNVNDLNQWLSALRKASAPNPGKLAACHPGAFRSGRWTCCLQAERSAVGCSRTHSAVTLGDWSDPLDPDAEAQMVYRQLLLGRDQLRLKLLEDSSLDTAPDVDPGKDSSAVDGPCAEVLAQQREATTRLLQVLEDLEQAHEEFQKRG from the exons ATGCGCTACCTGCATGAGGTCCTGAGGCCGGTGATCAGCCGCGTCTTCGAGGAGAAGAAATATATGGAGCTGGACCCTTCCAAGATGGACCTGAACCGCTCCCG GAGAATCTCCTTCAAGGGCACACCCACGGAGGAGCAGGTGCGGGAGACCAGCCTGGGGCTGCTGACCGGATACCTGGGGTCCGTTGTGGACGCCATCGTGAGCTCTGCCGGGCGCTGCCCACTTGCCCTGCGCTTAGCCTTTAAGCAACTCCAGCAGTGTGTGGAGAAGCGCTTCCCTGGGATGGAGCATCAG GACGTGAAGTACTTGGCCACTAGCGGCTTCCTCTTTCTGCGGTTCTTTGCGCCCGCCATCCTCACACCGAAGCTGTTTGACCTCAGAGACCACCACGCAGACCCCCAGACCAGCCGCTCCCTGCTGCTGCTTGccaag GCTGTGCAGAGCATTGGAAACCTGGGCCAGCAGCTGGGCCAGGGCAAAGAGCAGTGGCTAGcccccctccatcccttcctgctGCAGAGCATCTCACGTGTGAGGGACTTCCTGGACCAGCTGGTGGATGTGGATGGGGATGAGG AGGCTGGGGGATCAACCTGCGCCCTGGTCCAACCCTCAACAATTGTTCGAGAAGGCTTTCTGCTGAAGCGCAAGGAGGAGCCTGCAAGCCTGGCCACCCGCTTTGCCTTCAAGAAGCGCTACTTCCGACTGAGTGGGCGGGACCTCTCCTACTCTAAGACTCCTGAGTGGCAG GTTCACTCATCCATCCCGTTGTCCTGCATCCGGGCTGTGGAGCGTGTGGATGAGGGTGCCTTCCAACTGCCACATGTCATGCAGGTGGTGACACAGGATGGCACCGGGGCATCACACACCACCTACCTCCAGTGCAAG AACGTGAATGACCTCAATCAATGGCTGTCAGCCCTGCGCAAAGCCAGCGCCCCCAACCCGGGCAAGCTGGCTGCTTGTCACCCTGGTGCCTTCCGCAGCGGGCGCTGGACCTGCTGCCTCCAGGCCGAGCGCTCAG CTGTTGGCTGTAGCCGCACACACTCAGCTGTCACGCTGGGAGACTGGAGTGACCCACTGGATCCTGACGCCGAAGCCCAGATGGTGTATCGCCAGCTGCTCCTGGGCCGAGACCAGCTCAG GCTGAAACTGCTGGAGGACTCCAGCCTGGACACAGCTCCAGATGTGGACCCTGGGAAGGACTCCAGTGCTGTAGATG GGCCCTGTGCTGAGGTTCTAGCCCAGCAGAGGGAGGCCACCACCCGTCTGCTGCAGGTACTTGAAGACTTGGAGCAAGCCCATGAGGAATTCCAGAAACGGGGCTAG
- the Rasal1 gene encoding rasGAP-activating-like protein 1 isoform X1 → MAKSGSLSIRVVEGRALPAKDVSGSSDPYCLVKVDDEVVARTATIWRSLSPFWGEEYTVHLPLDFHHLAFYVLDEDTVGHDDIIGKISLSKEAITADPRGIDSWINLSRVDPDEEVQGEVCLAVKLLEDARGRCLRCHVRQARDLAPRDISGTSDPFARVFWGSRSLETSTIKKTRFPHWDEVLELREAPGTTSPLRVELWDWDMVGKNDFLGMVEFTPQTLQQKPPNGWFRLLPFPRAEDSGGSLGALRLKVRLTEDRVLPSQYYQPLMELLLESVQGPAEEDTTSPLALLEELASGDCRQDLATKLVKLFLGRGLAGPFLDYLTRREVARTNDPNTLFRSNSLASKSMEQFMKLVGMRYLHEVLRPVISRVFEEKKYMELDPSKMDLNRSRRISFKGTPTEEQVRETSLGLLTGYLGSVVDAIVSSAGRCPLALRLAFKQLQQCVEKRFPGMEHQDVKYLATSGFLFLRFFAPAILTPKLFDLRDHHADPQTSRSLLLLAKAVQSIGNLGQQLGQGKEQWLAPLHPFLLQSISRVRDFLDQLVDVDGDEEAGGSTCALVQPSTIVREGFLLKRKEEPASLATRFAFKKRYFRLSGRDLSYSKTPEWQVHSSIPLSCIRAVERVDEGAFQLPHVMQVVTQDGTGASHTTYLQCKNVNDLNQWLSALRKASAPNPGKLAACHPGAFRSGRWTCCLQAERSAVGCSRTHSAVTLGDWSDPLDPDAEAQMVYRQLLLGRDQLRLKLLEDSSLDTAPDVDPGKDSSAVDGPCAEVLAQQREATTRLLQVLEDLEQAHEEFQKRG, encoded by the exons ATGGCCAAGAGCGGCTCTCTGAGTATCCGCGTGGTGGAGGGACGGGCGCTGCCCGCCAAGGACGT GTCTGGGAGCAGTGACCCCTACTGTCTTGTGAAAGTGGATGATGAGGTGGTGGCCAG GACAGCAACCATCTGGAGGAGCCTGAGCCCCTTTTGGGGGGAGGAGTACACTGTTCACCTTCCACTGGACTTCCACCACCTGGCCTTCTACGTGCTGGATGAGGATACTGTTGG ACACGACGACATCATTGGGAAGATCTCCTTGAGCAAAGAGGCGATCACAGCGGACCCTCGAG GGATTGACAGCTGGATCAACCTGAGCCGAGTGGATCCAGATGAGGAAGTGCAGGGTGAGGTCTGCCTGGCTGTGAAGCTGCTGGAGGATGCTCGGGGGAGATGCCTCCGCTGCCACGTGAGACAGGCCAG GGACCTGGCCCCTCGGGACATCTCTGGCACATCGGACCCATTTGCCCGTGTGTTCTGGGGCAGCCGTAGTTTGGAAACTTCG ACCATCAAGAAGACCCGATTCCCACATTGGGATGAGGTGCTGGAACTACGAGAGGCTCCGGGAACCACATCCCCGCTGCGAGTGGAACTCTGGGATTGGGACATGGTGGGCAAAAATGACTTCCTGGGCATG GTGGAATTCACCCCACAGACCCTCCAGCAGAAGCCACCCAATGGCTGGTTCCGTCTCCTGCCTTTTCCTAGAGCTGAGGATTCTGG GGGGAGCCTGGGTGCCCTGCGGCTGAAGGTGCGCCTCACTGAGGACCGGGTCCTGCCTTCCCAGTACTACCAGCCTCTCATGGAACTGCTTCTGGAGTCCGTGCAAGGGCCAGCCGAG GAGGACACCACCAGCCCCCTGGCATTGCTAGAGGAGTTGGCCTCTGGGGACTGTCGTCAGGACCTTGCCACCAAACTGGTGAAGCTTTTCCTGGGCCGGGGCCTGGCTGGGCCCTTTCTAGATTACCTCACAAGGCGTGAGGTGGCACGAACCA ATGACCCCAACACCCTCTTCCGTTCTAACTCCTTGGCATCCAAGTCGATGGAACAGTTCATGAAA CTCGTGGGCATGCGCTACCTGCATGAGGTCCTGAGGCCGGTGATCAGCCGCGTCTTCGAGGAGAAGAAATATATGGAGCTGGACCCTTCCAAGATGGACCTGAACCGCTCCCG GAGAATCTCCTTCAAGGGCACACCCACGGAGGAGCAGGTGCGGGAGACCAGCCTGGGGCTGCTGACCGGATACCTGGGGTCCGTTGTGGACGCCATCGTGAGCTCTGCCGGGCGCTGCCCACTTGCCCTGCGCTTAGCCTTTAAGCAACTCCAGCAGTGTGTGGAGAAGCGCTTCCCTGGGATGGAGCATCAG GACGTGAAGTACTTGGCCACTAGCGGCTTCCTCTTTCTGCGGTTCTTTGCGCCCGCCATCCTCACACCGAAGCTGTTTGACCTCAGAGACCACCACGCAGACCCCCAGACCAGCCGCTCCCTGCTGCTGCTTGccaag GCTGTGCAGAGCATTGGAAACCTGGGCCAGCAGCTGGGCCAGGGCAAAGAGCAGTGGCTAGcccccctccatcccttcctgctGCAGAGCATCTCACGTGTGAGGGACTTCCTGGACCAGCTGGTGGATGTGGATGGGGATGAGG AGGCTGGGGGATCAACCTGCGCCCTGGTCCAACCCTCAACAATTGTTCGAGAAGGCTTTCTGCTGAAGCGCAAGGAGGAGCCTGCAAGCCTGGCCACCCGCTTTGCCTTCAAGAAGCGCTACTTCCGACTGAGTGGGCGGGACCTCTCCTACTCTAAGACTCCTGAGTGGCAG GTTCACTCATCCATCCCGTTGTCCTGCATCCGGGCTGTGGAGCGTGTGGATGAGGGTGCCTTCCAACTGCCACATGTCATGCAGGTGGTGACACAGGATGGCACCGGGGCATCACACACCACCTACCTCCAGTGCAAG AACGTGAATGACCTCAATCAATGGCTGTCAGCCCTGCGCAAAGCCAGCGCCCCCAACCCGGGCAAGCTGGCTGCTTGTCACCCTGGTGCCTTCCGCAGCGGGCGCTGGACCTGCTGCCTCCAGGCCGAGCGCTCAG CTGTTGGCTGTAGCCGCACACACTCAGCTGTCACGCTGGGAGACTGGAGTGACCCACTGGATCCTGACGCCGAAGCCCAGATGGTGTATCGCCAGCTGCTCCTGGGCCGAGACCAGCTCAG GCTGAAACTGCTGGAGGACTCCAGCCTGGACACAGCTCCAGATGTGGACCCTGGGAAGGACTCCAGTGCTGTAGATG GGCCCTGTGCTGAGGTTCTAGCCCAGCAGAGGGAGGCCACCACCCGTCTGCTGCAGGTACTTGAAGACTTGGAGCAAGCCCATGAGGAATTCCAGAAACGGGGCTAG
- the Rasal1 gene encoding rasGAP-activating-like protein 1 isoform X3 — translation MRCWNYERLREPHPRCEWNSGIGTWWAKMTSWVEFTPQTLQQKPPNGWFRLLPFPRAEDSGGSLGALRLKVRLTEDRVLPSQYYQPLMELLLESVQGPAEEDTTSPLALLEELASGDCRQDLATKLVKLFLGRGLAGPFLDYLTRREVARTNDPNTLFRSNSLASKSMEQFMKLVGMRYLHEVLRPVISRVFEEKKYMELDPSKMDLNRSRRISFKGTPTEEQVRETSLGLLTGYLGSVVDAIVSSAGRCPLALRLAFKQLQQCVEKRFPGMEHQDVKYLATSGFLFLRFFAPAILTPKLFDLRDHHADPQTSRSLLLLAKAVQSIGNLGQQLGQGKEQWLAPLHPFLLQSISRVRDFLDQLVDVDGDEEAGGSTCALVQPSTIVREGFLLKRKEEPASLATRFAFKKRYFRLSGRDLSYSKTPEWQVHSSIPLSCIRAVERVDEGAFQLPHVMQVVTQDGTGASHTTYLQCKNVNDLNQWLSALRKASAPNPGKLAACHPGAFRSGRWTCCLQAERSAVGCSRTHSAVTLGDWSDPLDPDAEAQMVYRQLLLGRDQLRLKLLEDSSLDTAPDVDPGKDSSAVDGPCAEVLAQQREATTRLLQVLEDLEQAHEEFQKRG, via the exons ATGAGGTGCTGGAACTACGAGAGGCTCCGGGAACCACATCCCCGCTGCGAGTGGAACTCTGGGATTGGGACATGGTGGGCAAAAATGACTTCCTGG GTGGAATTCACCCCACAGACCCTCCAGCAGAAGCCACCCAATGGCTGGTTCCGTCTCCTGCCTTTTCCTAGAGCTGAGGATTCTGG GGGGAGCCTGGGTGCCCTGCGGCTGAAGGTGCGCCTCACTGAGGACCGGGTCCTGCCTTCCCAGTACTACCAGCCTCTCATGGAACTGCTTCTGGAGTCCGTGCAAGGGCCAGCCGAG GAGGACACCACCAGCCCCCTGGCATTGCTAGAGGAGTTGGCCTCTGGGGACTGTCGTCAGGACCTTGCCACCAAACTGGTGAAGCTTTTCCTGGGCCGGGGCCTGGCTGGGCCCTTTCTAGATTACCTCACAAGGCGTGAGGTGGCACGAACCA ATGACCCCAACACCCTCTTCCGTTCTAACTCCTTGGCATCCAAGTCGATGGAACAGTTCATGAAA CTCGTGGGCATGCGCTACCTGCATGAGGTCCTGAGGCCGGTGATCAGCCGCGTCTTCGAGGAGAAGAAATATATGGAGCTGGACCCTTCCAAGATGGACCTGAACCGCTCCCG GAGAATCTCCTTCAAGGGCACACCCACGGAGGAGCAGGTGCGGGAGACCAGCCTGGGGCTGCTGACCGGATACCTGGGGTCCGTTGTGGACGCCATCGTGAGCTCTGCCGGGCGCTGCCCACTTGCCCTGCGCTTAGCCTTTAAGCAACTCCAGCAGTGTGTGGAGAAGCGCTTCCCTGGGATGGAGCATCAG GACGTGAAGTACTTGGCCACTAGCGGCTTCCTCTTTCTGCGGTTCTTTGCGCCCGCCATCCTCACACCGAAGCTGTTTGACCTCAGAGACCACCACGCAGACCCCCAGACCAGCCGCTCCCTGCTGCTGCTTGccaag GCTGTGCAGAGCATTGGAAACCTGGGCCAGCAGCTGGGCCAGGGCAAAGAGCAGTGGCTAGcccccctccatcccttcctgctGCAGAGCATCTCACGTGTGAGGGACTTCCTGGACCAGCTGGTGGATGTGGATGGGGATGAGG AGGCTGGGGGATCAACCTGCGCCCTGGTCCAACCCTCAACAATTGTTCGAGAAGGCTTTCTGCTGAAGCGCAAGGAGGAGCCTGCAAGCCTGGCCACCCGCTTTGCCTTCAAGAAGCGCTACTTCCGACTGAGTGGGCGGGACCTCTCCTACTCTAAGACTCCTGAGTGGCAG GTTCACTCATCCATCCCGTTGTCCTGCATCCGGGCTGTGGAGCGTGTGGATGAGGGTGCCTTCCAACTGCCACATGTCATGCAGGTGGTGACACAGGATGGCACCGGGGCATCACACACCACCTACCTCCAGTGCAAG AACGTGAATGACCTCAATCAATGGCTGTCAGCCCTGCGCAAAGCCAGCGCCCCCAACCCGGGCAAGCTGGCTGCTTGTCACCCTGGTGCCTTCCGCAGCGGGCGCTGGACCTGCTGCCTCCAGGCCGAGCGCTCAG CTGTTGGCTGTAGCCGCACACACTCAGCTGTCACGCTGGGAGACTGGAGTGACCCACTGGATCCTGACGCCGAAGCCCAGATGGTGTATCGCCAGCTGCTCCTGGGCCGAGACCAGCTCAG GCTGAAACTGCTGGAGGACTCCAGCCTGGACACAGCTCCAGATGTGGACCCTGGGAAGGACTCCAGTGCTGTAGATG GGCCCTGTGCTGAGGTTCTAGCCCAGCAGAGGGAGGCCACCACCCGTCTGCTGCAGGTACTTGAAGACTTGGAGCAAGCCCATGAGGAATTCCAGAAACGGGGCTAG